The following coding sequences lie in one Flagellimonas eckloniae genomic window:
- a CDS encoding N-acyl-D-amino-acid deacylase family protein, with protein sequence MKNKVIFQLVLVAICLSGCGKQPYDILILNGEVYDGSGNAPFNADIAIKDSVIVNIGDLSEFKAVRTIDAKGLAVAPGFIDMHAHLDPLLELSDCESHIRQGVTTALGGPDGSSPWPMKSYMDTLKQIGIGMNVAYLIGHNTVRKNVMNLDNRAPTAKELEEMKAQVQQAMEDGAFGLSTGLKYLPGAFSKVEEVIDLSKEASKMDGIYTSHLRDEGLGLFDAVAEAISISKKADIPVILTHHKAIGKPMWGKSTVTLAMVDSARASGLDIKMDQYPYSASHTGISVLIPSWARAGGTEAFKERVKNVQLRDSIKAGIIYNILNDRGGNDLTRIQFAKVKWMKELEGKTLKYWCELRELEPTLENGADLVIEAQVNGGASCIYHAMHEEDVERIMKHPQTMIASDGRLVKPGQGHPHPRWYGTFPRVLGHYVREKSTITLPEAIYKMTSLPATSLGLANRGAIKKDMMADIVIFDSNTIIDKSTFEEPHQYSEGIHYVLINGQISIDESKFKSLKAGRVLRKNASK encoded by the coding sequence ATGAAGAATAAAGTAATCTTTCAATTGGTTTTAGTAGCGATTTGTCTTTCTGGTTGCGGCAAACAACCGTATGACATTCTTATTTTAAACGGAGAAGTTTATGATGGCTCCGGCAATGCTCCTTTTAATGCCGATATCGCAATCAAAGATTCTGTTATTGTAAACATTGGAGACCTATCCGAATTTAAGGCCGTTAGAACAATCGATGCCAAAGGTCTTGCAGTTGCCCCAGGTTTCATAGACATGCATGCCCATTTGGACCCACTTTTGGAGCTTTCAGACTGCGAAAGTCATATAAGACAGGGGGTTACCACTGCATTGGGAGGTCCGGATGGTTCCAGTCCTTGGCCAATGAAGTCGTATATGGATACTCTTAAGCAGATAGGAATTGGAATGAATGTGGCCTATTTAATCGGACATAATACTGTTCGGAAAAATGTGATGAACCTTGATAATAGAGCGCCAACAGCAAAGGAACTGGAGGAAATGAAAGCACAGGTGCAACAAGCCATGGAAGATGGAGCATTTGGCTTATCTACAGGTCTTAAATATTTGCCCGGAGCTTTCTCCAAGGTAGAAGAGGTTATAGACCTTTCAAAGGAAGCCTCCAAAATGGATGGCATTTACACCTCGCATCTAAGAGATGAAGGTCTTGGACTTTTCGATGCCGTGGCGGAAGCAATTAGCATCTCTAAAAAGGCGGATATTCCTGTGATACTCACCCATCATAAAGCCATAGGAAAACCAATGTGGGGGAAAAGTACAGTTACATTGGCAATGGTAGATTCAGCCAGAGCCTCAGGTTTAGATATTAAAATGGACCAGTACCCGTATAGTGCAAGCCATACAGGAATTTCCGTTCTTATTCCAAGTTGGGCAAGGGCTGGTGGAACTGAAGCTTTTAAGGAAAGAGTGAAAAATGTACAACTTAGAGATAGTATTAAAGCGGGAATAATTTATAATATTCTAAATGATAGAGGTGGAAACGATTTAACCCGTATTCAATTTGCCAAAGTAAAATGGATGAAGGAGTTGGAAGGTAAAACACTAAAATACTGGTGCGAATTAAGAGAACTGGAACCCACTCTAGAGAATGGTGCCGATTTAGTTATAGAAGCTCAAGTCAATGGAGGTGCCTCTTGTATCTATCATGCTATGCATGAAGAGGATGTAGAACGTATCATGAAACATCCCCAAACCATGATTGCATCTGATGGCCGGCTCGTGAAACCAGGACAAGGACATCCCCATCCTAGATGGTACGGTACATTCCCAAGGGTACTGGGGCATTATGTTAGGGAAAAATCAACTATTACCCTTCCTGAAGCAATCTATAAAATGACCTCGCTACCAGCCACCTCACTTGGACTAGCAAATAGAGGGGCGATTAAAAAAGATATGATGGCGGATATTGTCATTTTTGATTCCAATACTATTATTGATAAATCAACATTTGAGGAGCCCCATCAGTATTCAGAAGGAATTCATTATGTCTTGATTAATGGTCAAATTTCCATTGATGAATCAAAATTCAAGAGCTTGAAAGCGGGGAGGGTATTGCGAAAAAATGCTTCAAAATAG
- a CDS encoding SusD/RagB family nutrient-binding outer membrane lipoprotein, protein MKSRYKIILSLIFLTSASGCDDYLDVNENPNQLVEVPSGDLLLRGTLLANAQVQQGQLARTSMYYTGGLIGLQLVQQTLYNYDYTPGDSDAVWGHLYNGILVQNKEIRRLSPDVGLLQGIVDVNEALAVGTAASLFGDIPYSTAVPDNPGIASEDPTLDGQADVYAALQTLLDNAIPKLQNGSTTSNTDDQDNYFGGDGDSWVAAAYTLKARYYLQTKQYAQALANVVNGISSSAGTMSYNPIGDVNGNSNLLFNFVNSSRAGDMTGDGTFYRDLVDPAGASSRSNAKTDETARASYSYISGDGEQTGGIDDATTPMKLVSYEENLLIWAECLIRANDDVQGAIDKLNELRAYLDTGAAFNLIAGDETFNYDSYVLADFEAGGMENADNIATDRAVLREIIEERYVTGFSTYMPFNDVRRLRAETDILVPFPLNSTTVTVNPQRFLYAQEEINNNSNIPNPIPDLFTPTPVNQ, encoded by the coding sequence ATGAAATCTAGATACAAAATAATTTTATCGTTGATTTTTCTGACATCTGCATCCGGTTGTGATGATTATTTAGATGTAAATGAAAATCCAAATCAGTTAGTAGAGGTTCCTTCCGGAGATTTACTGCTTAGAGGAACCTTATTGGCAAATGCCCAAGTACAGCAAGGACAGCTAGCAAGAACAAGCATGTATTATACAGGAGGGTTGATTGGATTGCAATTGGTGCAACAAACACTGTATAATTATGATTACACCCCTGGGGATTCCGATGCTGTCTGGGGGCATCTATACAATGGTATTTTGGTTCAGAATAAGGAAATACGAAGACTTTCTCCCGATGTTGGTTTGCTACAAGGTATTGTTGATGTAAATGAGGCATTGGCGGTAGGTACCGCAGCATCTCTTTTTGGAGATATACCTTACTCCACAGCTGTACCAGATAATCCAGGAATAGCTTCAGAAGACCCAACTTTAGATGGGCAGGCTGATGTGTATGCCGCATTACAAACCTTATTGGACAATGCGATTCCTAAATTGCAAAATGGTTCAACCACAAGCAATACGGATGATCAGGATAACTATTTCGGAGGAGATGGAGATAGTTGGGTTGCAGCTGCATATACATTAAAAGCTCGATACTATTTACAAACAAAACAGTATGCCCAAGCATTGGCAAATGTTGTTAATGGCATCAGTAGTAGCGCGGGCACTATGTCTTATAATCCTATTGGAGACGTTAATGGGAATAGTAACCTTTTATTCAATTTCGTTAATAGCTCAAGAGCTGGAGATATGACAGGTGACGGTACATTTTATAGAGATTTGGTAGACCCAGCTGGCGCAAGTAGCAGAAGTAATGCTAAAACAGACGAAACAGCTAGAGCAAGCTATTCCTATATCAGTGGAGATGGAGAGCAAACAGGGGGTATTGATGACGCTACTACGCCAATGAAGTTGGTTAGTTACGAGGAGAATCTACTTATTTGGGCAGAATGCTTGATAAGGGCCAATGATGATGTACAAGGTGCCATTGATAAGTTGAATGAACTTAGGGCTTATTTGGACACAGGCGCTGCGTTTAATCTTATAGCCGGCGATGAGACCTTTAACTACGATTCCTATGTGCTTGCTGACTTTGAAGCTGGTGGTATGGAAAATGCGGATAACATTGCTACGGATAGAGCGGTACTTCGAGAAATCATCGAAGAGCGATATGTCACTGGTTTCAGTACATATATGCCTTTTAATGATGTTAGAAGATTACGTGCGGAAACGGATATTTTAGTACCATTTCCTTTGAACAGTACCACAGTAACCGTAAACCCGCAGCGCTTTTTATATGCTCAGGAAGAAATTAATAATAATAGCAACATTCCTAACCCAATACCGGATTTGTTTACGCCAACACCTGTTAATCAATAA
- a CDS encoding SusC/RagA family TonB-linked outer membrane protein — MRKSTLTLLLFFLVAGIGYSQISISGTVSDETGPLPGASVFVKGTTNGTTTDFDGNYTIEANSGETLVVSFIGYKTEERTIGSETTMNFALESDAESLSEVVVTALGFVEQRDKMASTYSKIDADKLVQPVENKIIDGMAGKAAGVSINATSGDPGAGSNIQIRGTSSLSGSSQPLIVVDGIPLNNDNISGSGDSDESAGVSQQSRLNDINPDDIESFQVFKGASAGALYGSRALNGVIVITTKKGKAGKFDVSFSSGIAIDKISYKHPLQTTFGQGNGGSFSPTAQRSWGDIIADRSGGADDVDTSGEFFESLVSDNIIYPITQKNSREVFTDRNFDQVFGTGITYDNRVSVSSGTDKGTYFISAGNVNQEGIVNSSTYKKTNFSINMTQNLTDKLRTNFKANYVHTGSNRTQQGSNTAGLYLGLLRTPADFDQSDYIGNYHSDTGSITPNRHRAYRRYLANTDNAIYNNPLWTINEQQSTAKVNRLIGTGEVTYQWNDNISTIVRGGVDFYVDTRVYFFPYYTAGAARRYGLLNDETINNEEYNGDLLTNFNYELTEKLNTNIIVGFGINDRRRKRIFTAADNFIANFRSPLDAAELSAIENITSETTRTSRKNIRFYGTANFDYADQLVLQLGGAYEKHSVLPKSNNGFFYPSAELGWTFTKALKDTGPLSFGKIRLAYGQVANVPIAHREQTVFEVGTFSSFSDEITLENFGGGFQLDERLGNAELKPEIKTEYEVGLDLRFLRNRLALSTTYYTNTTEDVLLDLALVPSLGFDEIYANGASIENDGIEIEFRYDFLRNQDWRGSIALNYSKNENIVRGVQGNGEFIQEFSEGTSIQSVAIDGQPLGVLYTQGALRNDDGSFVLDANGFPQIDTGGNLIVGDPNPDWRGGFQFDLSYKNLSLAASFDTSQGNDLAQRTRFILSFFGTHADVGNTITLSEDLVNYDGDVIPAGSVVRGNIGNFGGGNVLLDEDYYTSLYGFGDGVLNEFAVEDGSWTRLRELSLSYTINSDNFRKATGLDSVEFTASGRNLIIWTDVVGIDPDINQFGVGRARGLDYFSNPGARTYAFGINFNF; from the coding sequence ATGAGAAAATCAACCTTAACACTCTTGCTATTTTTTCTAGTGGCAGGAATTGGGTATTCCCAAATTTCGATTTCTGGAACGGTCTCCGATGAGACAGGTCCCTTGCCAGGGGCTTCAGTTTTTGTAAAAGGGACTACCAATGGAACTACGACCGATTTTGATGGAAATTATACCATTGAAGCAAACTCAGGAGAAACACTTGTGGTATCTTTTATTGGATACAAAACTGAAGAACGGACTATTGGTTCGGAAACTACAATGAATTTTGCACTGGAATCGGATGCAGAAAGTTTATCTGAAGTTGTAGTAACCGCACTTGGTTTTGTAGAACAACGAGATAAAATGGCATCTACCTATTCAAAGATTGATGCGGACAAACTTGTTCAGCCGGTGGAAAACAAGATTATTGATGGAATGGCTGGTAAAGCAGCCGGTGTAAGTATTAATGCAACTTCTGGTGACCCGGGAGCAGGTTCCAATATTCAGATTAGGGGAACAAGTTCACTAAGCGGTTCAAGCCAACCTTTGATTGTTGTGGATGGTATTCCACTAAACAATGACAATATTTCAGGGTCTGGAGATAGTGATGAATCCGCTGGTGTATCTCAACAATCACGTTTAAATGATATCAATCCAGACGACATTGAATCATTTCAGGTTTTTAAAGGAGCTTCGGCAGGTGCATTATATGGTTCAAGAGCCTTGAATGGTGTAATTGTAATTACCACAAAGAAGGGTAAAGCTGGAAAATTTGATGTTTCATTTTCTTCAGGTATTGCAATAGACAAAATTTCATACAAACATCCATTGCAGACTACCTTTGGACAAGGTAATGGCGGAAGTTTTAGTCCTACCGCGCAACGATCTTGGGGTGATATTATAGCGGATCGATCCGGTGGAGCAGATGATGTGGATACTTCAGGTGAGTTTTTCGAATCCTTGGTTTCCGATAATATTATATACCCAATAACGCAAAAGAATTCAAGAGAAGTTTTCACCGACAGAAACTTTGATCAGGTTTTTGGAACGGGTATTACCTATGATAATCGAGTTTCTGTAAGTAGCGGTACTGACAAAGGAACATACTTTATAAGCGCTGGTAACGTAAATCAAGAAGGGATCGTTAATAGTAGTACTTATAAGAAAACTAATTTTTCAATTAACATGACCCAAAACTTGACGGACAAGTTAAGAACCAATTTTAAGGCCAATTATGTGCATACAGGGTCAAATAGAACGCAGCAAGGTTCAAATACCGCAGGTTTATATTTAGGGCTGTTACGTACACCTGCAGATTTTGATCAATCTGATTATATTGGTAATTATCACAGTGATACAGGATCTATTACACCAAATAGGCACCGTGCTTACCGAAGGTATTTGGCTAACACTGATAATGCAATCTATAACAATCCATTGTGGACCATTAACGAGCAGCAAAGTACGGCCAAAGTAAATAGGTTAATTGGTACTGGAGAAGTTACGTATCAATGGAATGACAACATAAGTACTATTGTAAGAGGTGGTGTGGATTTCTATGTTGATACAAGAGTTTATTTTTTCCCATATTATACGGCAGGTGCCGCTAGACGATATGGTCTGTTAAATGATGAAACCATTAATAATGAGGAATATAACGGGGATTTATTGACAAATTTTAATTACGAGTTGACCGAAAAATTAAACACAAACATAATAGTTGGGTTTGGTATTAATGATAGAAGGCGTAAACGAATTTTTACCGCTGCGGACAATTTCATTGCTAATTTTAGAAGCCCATTGGATGCCGCAGAACTCTCAGCAATTGAAAACATAACCTCTGAAACTACCAGAACTTCTAGAAAAAACATCCGTTTTTATGGTACTGCGAATTTTGATTATGCAGATCAGTTGGTTTTACAACTGGGTGGTGCTTATGAAAAGCATTCTGTATTGCCAAAATCCAATAATGGTTTCTTTTATCCCAGTGCCGAATTGGGTTGGACGTTTACAAAGGCATTAAAAGATACCGGACCCTTGTCTTTTGGTAAAATACGGTTGGCTTATGGTCAGGTAGCAAACGTTCCTATTGCACACAGGGAACAGACAGTGTTTGAAGTTGGAACATTTTCATCATTTTCTGATGAAATTACCCTGGAAAATTTTGGAGGAGGTTTCCAATTGGATGAGCGTTTAGGAAATGCGGAGCTAAAACCTGAAATCAAAACAGAATATGAAGTAGGTCTAGATCTTCGATTCCTAAGAAACAGGTTAGCATTGTCCACGACATATTATACCAATACCACGGAAGACGTTTTATTGGACCTTGCTTTGGTTCCATCACTTGGTTTTGATGAAATATATGCCAATGGAGCTTCGATAGAAAATGATGGTATTGAGATTGAATTCCGGTATGATTTTCTCAGAAATCAAGATTGGAGAGGTTCCATTGCATTAAACTATAGCAAAAACGAAAATATAGTACGTGGAGTACAAGGTAATGGAGAATTTATCCAAGAGTTTTCAGAAGGGACCTCAATTCAGTCCGTTGCTATAGATGGCCAACCTTTAGGTGTTCTATATACGCAAGGAGCTTTGAGAAATGATGATGGAAGTTTTGTTTTAGACGCCAATGGTTTTCCACAGATAGATACAGGAGGAAATCTTATTGTTGGAGACCCAAACCCAGATTGGAGAGGTGGTTTTCAATTTGATTTGTCTTACAAGAATTTGTCATTGGCCGCATCGTTCGATACTAGTCAAGGAAATGATTTGGCACAGCGAACCCGGTTTATTTTATCTTTCTTTGGTACACATGCAGATGTAGGCAATACAATCACGCTTAGTGAAGACCTTGTGAACTATGATGGCGATGTGATTCCTGCTGGTTCAGTAGTTAGGGGAAACATAGGAAATTTTGGTGGTGGAAATGTGCTATTGGATGAAGATTATTATACCTCCCTATACGGTTTTGGAGATGGAGTACTAAATGAGTTCGCAGTTGAAGATGGCAGCTGGACCCGACTTAGGGAGTTATCACTTTCCTACACAATCAATTCAGATAATTTTAGAAAAGCTACAGGCTTGGATTCAGTAGAGTTTACAGCTTCAGGTCGTAATTTGATTATCTGGACAGATGTTGTAGGTATTGATCCCGATATCAATCAATTTGGTGTTGGTAGGGCTCGCGGTTTGGATTATTTCTCTAATCCTGGGGCAAGGACTTATGCTTTTGGAATCAATTTTAATTTTTAA
- a CDS encoding M14 family metallopeptidase, with protein sequence MLNPARFLSPKLAIFLAVLCSSCSGLRTVKFPKKIDTQDKPITLQDRQTKFIPDMGVYVSNDFPSARLNDISVKNDSTIIVQVQPENQPINNSAYFAFKAWGAKKKQINFQFEYPNGYQHRYIPKYKVANGSWQQADSTMFSHMDSVAILKIKISPDTVLIAAQELQTIQNVKSWYTELQTKTSSRTRVNIIGKSHLGNDIPMLDIYDGSSEGKDIIVLLTRQHPPEVTGYLAFQSFLETVVKPTDLNTAFFKKYRVLAFPLMNPDGVDLGHWRHNAGGVDLNRDWSKYRQPEIAAVVSRIEQLVKEYKVKVLLGLDFHSTWHDVFYTNVQRENTNLPSFVSDWFASLEANIPNYKVNEKSATSTRPVSKGWFLKRFNAVGITYEIGDETPRDFITLKGKISANEMMKLLTTN encoded by the coding sequence ATGCTGAACCCCGCAAGATTTTTATCTCCTAAACTCGCAATATTTCTTGCTGTTTTGTGTTCTTCATGTTCGGGTCTCCGAACCGTTAAGTTTCCAAAAAAGATTGATACCCAAGATAAGCCAATAACCCTACAGGATAGGCAAACTAAGTTTATACCTGACATGGGAGTTTATGTAAGTAATGATTTTCCAAGTGCTAGATTAAATGATATAAGCGTCAAGAATGATAGCACTATAATTGTACAAGTTCAGCCAGAAAATCAGCCCATAAATAATAGTGCATATTTTGCATTTAAAGCTTGGGGTGCTAAGAAAAAACAAATTAATTTCCAATTTGAGTATCCAAACGGTTACCAGCATAGATACATTCCAAAATACAAGGTTGCCAATGGATCATGGCAGCAGGCCGACTCTACCATGTTCTCACACATGGATAGTGTAGCCATCCTTAAGATTAAAATATCTCCAGATACTGTACTTATAGCTGCACAGGAACTTCAAACAATACAAAATGTCAAGAGTTGGTATACTGAACTTCAAACCAAAACTTCTTCTAGAACACGGGTTAATATAATAGGGAAAAGCCATCTGGGGAATGATATCCCCATGCTTGATATTTATGATGGTTCTTCCGAGGGTAAAGATATTATTGTACTGTTAACGAGACAGCATCCACCAGAGGTTACAGGTTATTTGGCATTTCAAAGTTTTTTGGAGACTGTGGTAAAGCCTACGGATCTTAACACTGCTTTTTTTAAAAAGTATCGTGTTTTAGCGTTTCCACTAATGAATCCAGATGGTGTGGATTTAGGGCATTGGAGGCATAATGCAGGAGGTGTTGACCTTAATAGGGATTGGAGCAAGTACAGGCAACCAGAAATAGCTGCGGTAGTTAGCAGGATAGAACAGCTTGTAAAAGAGTACAAGGTGAAAGTACTATTGGGATTGGATTTTCACTCTACATGGCACGATGTTTTTTACACCAATGTTCAGCGGGAAAACACCAATCTTCCCAGTTTTGTTTCGGACTGGTTTGCTAGCCTGGAAGCCAACATTCCAAATTATAAGGTAAATGAAAAAAGTGCCACTAGCACAAGACCCGTATCTAAAGGCTGGTTCTTAAAACGCTTCAATGCAGTTGGGATAACGTATGAAATAGGGGATGAGACCCCAAGGGATTTTATAACATTAAAAGGAAAAATATCAGCTAATGAAATGATGAAATTATTAACAACTAACTAA
- a CDS encoding M16 family metallopeptidase, whose product MKQITALLTSILYVFSFSLLGQVEDLNTNIPMDPSVKMGKLKNGLTYYIRHNAKPKNKAELRLVVKAGSVLEDEDQQGLAHFLEHMAFNGTKNFPKNELIDYLQSLGIEFGADLNAHTGFDETVYKLSVPTDTETFDTSLQVLRDWADGITFDDEEIDNERGVVAEELRARSGAGMRMYYQSIPVITNNSRYASRSPIGTLDVIMNSKYEAMKRFYRDWYRPDLMALVLVGDFDVAEVESKIKKLFESIKPVINPKERIYYEIPENQEPTVTVISDKEARGVSISIYIKKEEKDVTTLGDYRQVLLQKIYTGMLRQRLSEVALIPNAPFLSASAVIGNFLGNMDCYYLRASLKENNINNGIDALLTESERARQYGFTPPEFERYKALLLNNADIRRKETGKLSSKQYYIEKYIDNFTDNEPIPSDEFIYEFYKDILPTIQVGEVNKIAKEWVRKDNIAVVVNAIEKSDLVLPSENEVLQILNDVASKDIKPYKDNLGDAKLMDVRPKPGKIKSSEYNEKIDVTTWKLANGVTVIAKPTQFQNDLISMSGFRPGGSSVAPDSLYVSARYAGIIVGSSGINDISKTDLKKINMGKTVKVSPRINYFDDLFSGSSSSADLERMLQMVNLYFTKPNKDAAVFEANKENLKSVYKDQDSSPGTLFEKRISEVMTGNHLRAIPLTEQQIENELDLDEVYDFYKDRFSSANGFTFVFVGSFDIDILKEFVKLYLGSLPSNLNEKSMWKDTGLRYAEGGAIKETIVKGIDDKSKVDMRFTSAFDFSLEEKDKLSLLGKLLKIKLTEEMREKMSGVYGVQVSGFASDKPYDWHRMNIRFTCDPENVDKLKEKVFEEIEKLKKNGASKEDVNKIKEAELANAKEYLEYNSYWAGKLKNAYEYKLNPESILDYETKINKIDSKMFKDAANTYFDIKNYAEFILIPEKVR is encoded by the coding sequence ATGAAACAAATAACAGCACTACTAACATCAATTTTATACGTATTCAGTTTTAGTCTGCTAGGGCAAGTTGAAGACTTAAACACCAATATTCCCATGGATCCATCAGTAAAAATGGGCAAATTAAAAAATGGCTTAACCTATTATATAAGACACAATGCAAAACCAAAGAATAAAGCGGAATTACGACTCGTAGTAAAAGCGGGGTCTGTTTTAGAAGACGAAGATCAACAAGGATTAGCACATTTTTTGGAACATATGGCTTTTAACGGGACTAAGAACTTCCCCAAAAATGAACTTATAGATTACCTCCAGAGCTTAGGAATTGAGTTTGGAGCCGATTTAAATGCCCATACAGGTTTTGATGAAACCGTATATAAATTGTCTGTACCAACAGACACAGAAACTTTTGACACAAGTTTACAGGTATTACGTGATTGGGCAGACGGGATTACATTTGATGATGAAGAGATAGATAACGAAAGAGGTGTTGTTGCAGAAGAGTTAAGAGCCAGGAGCGGTGCAGGCATGCGTATGTATTATCAATCTATTCCCGTAATTACAAATAATTCCAGATACGCTTCAAGATCGCCAATTGGGACTTTGGATGTTATTATGAATTCTAAGTACGAAGCCATGAAACGCTTTTATAGAGACTGGTACCGTCCAGATTTAATGGCTTTGGTATTGGTCGGGGATTTTGATGTTGCTGAAGTTGAAAGCAAAATAAAAAAGTTATTTGAAAGCATTAAACCGGTAATTAACCCAAAAGAAAGGATCTATTATGAGATTCCCGAAAATCAAGAACCCACAGTCACTGTAATTTCTGATAAAGAAGCCAGAGGAGTAAGTATATCGATATATATTAAAAAGGAAGAAAAGGATGTAACAACTTTAGGCGATTACAGGCAGGTATTATTACAAAAAATATATACGGGTATGTTACGTCAAAGACTCTCCGAAGTAGCATTGATACCAAATGCACCATTTTTATCGGCAAGTGCTGTAATTGGTAACTTTCTAGGAAATATGGATTGTTATTACCTAAGAGCCAGTCTCAAGGAAAATAACATTAACAATGGTATAGATGCTTTGCTCACGGAAAGTGAACGTGCAAGGCAATACGGTTTTACGCCCCCGGAGTTTGAACGTTATAAGGCACTATTGTTAAATAATGCCGATATACGTAGAAAAGAAACAGGAAAGCTATCCTCAAAACAGTATTACATAGAAAAGTATATCGATAATTTCACAGATAATGAACCCATTCCAAGTGATGAATTCATATATGAATTTTATAAGGATATTTTACCAACAATTCAAGTTGGGGAAGTAAATAAAATTGCCAAAGAATGGGTTAGGAAAGATAATATAGCTGTGGTTGTAAACGCTATCGAAAAATCAGACTTAGTATTGCCTTCAGAAAATGAAGTTCTTCAAATACTTAATGATGTAGCATCAAAAGATATTAAGCCTTACAAAGATAATCTTGGTGATGCTAAATTGATGGATGTTAGACCTAAACCTGGCAAAATTAAAAGTTCTGAATATAATGAAAAGATAGATGTTACAACCTGGAAACTGGCCAATGGTGTTACGGTTATTGCAAAACCAACACAGTTTCAAAATGACTTAATTTCCATGAGCGGTTTCAGGCCCGGAGGGAGTTCGGTTGCCCCGGATTCTTTATATGTTTCTGCAAGATATGCAGGAATTATAGTAGGGAGTAGTGGTATTAATGACATATCAAAAACAGATTTAAAAAAAATAAATATGGGTAAAACTGTAAAAGTTTCACCACGTATAAATTATTTTGATGATTTGTTTTCTGGCAGTAGTTCATCGGCAGATCTTGAACGAATGCTCCAAATGGTAAATTTATATTTTACCAAGCCTAATAAAGATGCTGCTGTTTTTGAGGCCAATAAGGAAAACTTAAAGTCTGTATATAAAGATCAGGACAGTAGTCCGGGAACTTTGTTCGAAAAAAGAATAAGTGAGGTCATGACAGGAAATCACCTTAGGGCAATTCCTTTAACTGAACAGCAAATTGAAAATGAACTGGATTTGGATGAGGTATATGATTTTTACAAAGACCGTTTTTCGTCTGCAAATGGCTTCACTTTTGTTTTTGTAGGCAGTTTTGATATCGATATTCTTAAAGAATTTGTGAAGCTGTATCTAGGAAGTCTTCCATCAAATTTAAACGAGAAAAGTATGTGGAAAGATACTGGGTTAAGATATGCAGAGGGTGGTGCTATCAAAGAAACTATTGTAAAAGGGATAGATGACAAAAGCAAAGTTGATATGCGTTTTACTTCTGCATTTGATTTTTCACTTGAAGAGAAGGACAAATTAAGTTTACTCGGTAAATTGTTAAAGATAAAATTAACAGAGGAAATGCGCGAAAAAATGTCTGGTGTATATGGTGTTCAAGTTTCAGGCTTTGCTTCGGATAAACCTTATGATTGGCATAGAATGAATATTCGATTTACCTGCGACCCTGAAAATGTTGATAAATTAAAAGAAAAAGTTTTTGAAGAAATAGAAAAACTAAAGAAAAATGGGGCATCTAAAGAAGATGTAAATAAAATTAAAGAAGCAGAATTAGCTAATGCTAAAGAATATTTGGAATACAATAGTTATTGGGCTGGTAAATTAAAAAACGCTTATGAGTACAAATTAAATCCTGAGTCGATTTTAGATTATGAGACTAAGATTAATAAAATAGATTCTAAAATGTTTAAAGATGCTGCAAACACCTATTTTGATATAAAAAATTATGCAGAATTTATTTTAATACCGGAAAAAGTGCGATAG